The following coding sequences lie in one Arachis ipaensis cultivar K30076 chromosome B03, Araip1.1, whole genome shotgun sequence genomic window:
- the LOC107630572 gene encoding uncharacterized protein LOC107630572: MKTVMEEINVIKAKDGTVAVASAFAGHKEAIKDRDHKFLRKAIEEAYKGVECEDGGPFGAIIVCNDEIVAASHNMVLRNTDPTAHAEVTVIREACRKLKQIELSECEIYASCEPCPMCFGAIHLSRVKRLVYGAKAEAAIAIGFDDFIADALRGTGFYQKAQLEIKKADGNEAIVAEEVFEKTKEKFRMY; encoded by the exons ATGAAGACTGTTATGGAAGAAATTAATG TTATAAAAGCTAAGGATGGAACTGTTGCTGTAGCTTCTGCATTTGCTGGCCACAAAGAAG CAATAAAGGACAGAGACCACAAATTTTTAAGGAAAGCCATTGAAGAAGCATATAAAGGTGTTGAATGTGAAGATGGAGGCCCTTTTGGTGCTATTATTGTTTGTAATGATGAAATTGTTGCTGCTTCTCACAACATGGTTTTAAGGAACACTGATCCAACTGCTCATGCAGAAGTAACTGTAATAAGAGAG GCCTGTAGAAAACTTAAGCAGATAGAACTTTCAGAGTGTGAAATTTATGCTTCTTGTGAACCGTGTCCCATGTGCTTTGGTGCAATCCACCTTTCAAGAGTTAAG AGGTTGGTATATGGGGCAAAAGCTGAGGCAGCAATTGCGATTGGGTTCGATGATTTCATTGCTGATGCACTGCGTGGTACTGGATTTTATCAGAAAGCGCAGTTAGAGATTAAAAAAGCTGATGGCAATGAGGCTATTGTTGCTGAGGAGGTTTTcgagaaaacaaaggaaaaatttcgaatgtattaa